A single window of Desulfovibrio sp. G11 DNA harbors:
- a CDS encoding DEAD/DEAH box helicase encodes MSRSEQSVVREMCQTFLHDSVPEYIRDAAYYILSEGEVQKINIQEGETWDVQGVIQGDDLQVYTPSLSMTITDHSTRHQCNCSDAFTGTCRHVAALALRLVEELRKEQGDAEESPPPSTDWKQSFRNFFSTDMEPEPGRHYLIFRFEPEQGRLLVSFFRARQNKSGLSTVHNEVTLEQIINNPDWCEFSPQLPYVARQIGQHLDYYGHRVEIPQGLTSWFFWSVRKEYYLLWKDTDMPCRVESTPFALKLKPILDDSGFSFEVLLKREGRPPLPIRAGAASRAAAESRNPQNESTAPEDAPITFHGQMPLWVCYQHNFYPVQTGLYPSLVRNLIYERPVVPHEEISEFLDRVWTRLPASELYEPQQFLKQMEPVFQPATYNPKLFLDEEGSLLTLEIDNIYETRHGEFTLNGPNPDFQTGSYTYDGQTFLVRRHQDEEAQLMTDLAGMDFQSRSSKLWFLEPEEAIAFLLDYYPKLVENYRVYGEKALSRYKVRTATSNITAEVVSNEKEKWFSLDITVDYEGQSLPLEKIWKAWTRGKRYVQLKDGSYTSLPEAWLEKLAHKLTALGLDPSKPPQQKFKQFEAPVLDSLLEDLPGAATDSFWNNLREKIRSFREVRPIDPPKGLNANLRAYQAQGLSYLNFLSEYGFGGILADEMGLGKTVQTLAFIQYMVQSNYVGPNLIVVPTSVLPNWEREAEKFVPGLKRLTIYGTRREGMFKHIANSDLIITTYALLRRDLEEMEKYEFNTVILDEAQNIKNPNTITARAVRRINARMRLCLSGTPIENNLFELWSLFEFLMPGFLGSQHAFQRGIVKPIKDGDAETLDYLRTRVRPFILRRTKAEVAKDLPPKVESVTCCALEEAQAELYAALARKLRAQVLADVDQKGLAKSQMSILDALLKLRQICCHPRLLKIDIPGFTTNLPSGKFDAFKDMIMEIVEGGHKVLVFSQFVQMLQIIKQWLEFSQVPFCYLDGASKDRFDQVDRFNNSPDIPIFLISLKAGGTGLNLTSADYVIHYDPWWNPAVESQATDRTHRIGQTRQVFSYKLICQNTVEEKILKLQEAKRGVAEAIIPGQDTWKSLTREDLEMLFDV; translated from the coding sequence ATGAGTCGATCAGAACAGAGCGTCGTACGCGAAATGTGCCAGACCTTTCTGCATGACAGCGTACCGGAGTACATACGTGACGCCGCGTACTATATCCTGTCCGAAGGTGAGGTGCAAAAAATAAATATCCAGGAAGGCGAAACCTGGGACGTGCAGGGAGTCATACAGGGTGACGACCTGCAAGTCTACACGCCCAGCCTGAGCATGACCATTACTGACCACAGCACGCGGCACCAGTGCAACTGCTCTGACGCCTTCACCGGCACCTGCCGCCACGTGGCGGCTCTTGCCCTGCGTCTTGTTGAAGAACTGCGAAAAGAACAGGGCGACGCTGAAGAAAGCCCGCCGCCCAGCACCGACTGGAAGCAGAGTTTCCGCAACTTCTTCTCCACAGATATGGAGCCGGAACCGGGCCGCCACTACCTCATATTTCGCTTTGAACCCGAACAGGGGCGGCTTCTGGTGTCCTTTTTCCGGGCGCGGCAGAACAAGTCCGGCCTGTCCACCGTGCATAATGAGGTGACGCTGGAACAGATCATCAATAATCCGGACTGGTGCGAGTTCTCACCGCAGCTGCCGTATGTGGCGCGCCAGATAGGCCAGCACCTGGACTATTACGGACACAGGGTAGAAATTCCGCAGGGCCTTACCTCATGGTTCTTCTGGTCTGTGCGCAAGGAATACTACCTGCTCTGGAAAGACACGGACATGCCCTGCCGGGTCGAAAGCACGCCTTTTGCCCTCAAGCTCAAGCCCATTCTGGATGATTCCGGCTTCAGCTTTGAGGTGCTGCTCAAACGCGAAGGGCGCCCGCCCTTGCCCATACGCGCCGGAGCCGCCAGCCGGGCCGCAGCTGAAAGCCGCAACCCCCAGAATGAAAGCACCGCGCCGGAAGACGCGCCCATCACCTTTCACGGGCAAATGCCGCTCTGGGTCTGCTACCAGCATAATTTCTATCCGGTACAGACGGGCCTTTACCCTTCGCTTGTACGCAACCTTATTTATGAGCGCCCCGTGGTTCCCCACGAGGAAATATCCGAATTTCTCGATCGTGTGTGGACTCGCCTGCCCGCCTCTGAACTTTACGAGCCGCAGCAGTTCCTCAAGCAGATGGAACCCGTGTTCCAGCCCGCCACCTACAATCCCAAGCTTTTTCTGGATGAAGAAGGCAGCCTGCTCACGCTTGAGATCGACAATATCTATGAAACCCGCCACGGAGAGTTCACACTCAACGGTCCCAACCCCGACTTTCAGACCGGCAGCTATACTTATGACGGCCAGACCTTCCTTGTGCGCCGCCATCAGGACGAAGAAGCCCAGCTCATGACCGACCTCGCCGGCATGGATTTTCAGTCCCGTTCAAGCAAACTGTGGTTCCTTGAACCTGAAGAAGCCATTGCCTTTTTGCTGGACTATTACCCCAAGCTTGTCGAAAACTACCGTGTATATGGCGAAAAGGCCCTTTCGCGCTACAAGGTGCGTACGGCCACGTCCAATATCACGGCCGAAGTGGTCAGTAACGAAAAAGAAAAATGGTTCTCGCTGGATATCACCGTTGACTACGAAGGCCAGTCCCTGCCGCTGGAAAAGATCTGGAAGGCCTGGACACGCGGCAAACGCTATGTACAGTTGAAAGACGGCTCCTACACAAGCCTGCCCGAGGCCTGGCTTGAAAAGCTCGCCCACAAGCTCACAGCCCTTGGCCTTGACCCCTCAAAGCCGCCGCAGCAGAAATTCAAGCAGTTTGAGGCCCCTGTGCTGGACAGCCTGCTGGAAGACCTGCCCGGAGCAGCCACCGACTCTTTCTGGAACAACCTGCGCGAAAAGATACGTTCTTTCCGCGAGGTTCGCCCCATTGACCCGCCCAAGGGGCTTAACGCCAACCTGCGCGCCTATCAGGCACAGGGCCTTTCGTACCTTAACTTTTTGTCGGAATACGGCTTCGGCGGCATTCTGGCGGATGAAATGGGCCTGGGCAAAACGGTACAGACCCTGGCCTTCATCCAGTATATGGTGCAAAGCAATTACGTGGGGCCCAACCTGATTGTGGTTCCCACCTCGGTGCTGCCCAACTGGGAGCGCGAAGCGGAAAAATTTGTTCCCGGCCTCAAGCGGCTGACCATCTACGGCACACGCCGCGAAGGCATGTTCAAGCATATTGCCAATTCGGATCTTATCATCACCACCTACGCCCTGTTACGGCGCGACCTGGAGGAGATGGAAAAATACGAATTCAATACCGTAATTCTGGACGAAGCCCAGAACATCAAAAACCCCAATACCATAACGGCCAGAGCCGTGCGGCGCATCAATGCCCGCATGCGCCTGTGCCTGTCGGGTACGCCCATCGAGAACAACCTCTTTGAGCTTTGGTCGCTCTTCGAGTTTCTCATGCCCGGCTTTCTCGGTTCACAACACGCCTTCCAGCGTGGCATCGTCAAGCCCATCAAGGACGGCGATGCCGAAACCCTGGACTACCTGCGCACCCGCGTGCGGCCGTTCATACTGCGGCGCACCAAGGCCGAAGTGGCAAAAGACCTGCCGCCCAAGGTGGAAAGCGTCACCTGCTGCGCCCTCGAAGAGGCCCAGGCAGAGCTGTACGCCGCTCTGGCCCGCAAGCTGCGCGCCCAGGTGCTGGCCGACGTGGATCAGAAAGGACTTGCCAAAAGCCAGATGTCCATTCTGGACGCCCTGCTCAAGCTGCGCCAGATCTGCTGCCACCCGCGCCTGCTCAAAATAGACATACCCGGCTTTACCACCAACCTGCCCTCCGGAAAGTTCGACGCTTTCAAGGACATGATCATGGAAATTGTGGAAGGCGGGCACAAGGTGCTGGTGTTTTCACAGTTTGTGCAGATGCTGCAAATCATCAAGCAGTGGCTTGAGTTTTCGCAGGTTCCCTTCTGCTACCTTGACGGCGCAAGCAAAGACCGCTTTGACCAGGTGGACCGCTTTAACAACAGCCCGGACATTCCCATCTTTCTCATTTCGCTCAAGGCGGGCGGTACGGGCCTCAACCTCACTTCGGCGGACTACGTCATCCACTACGATCCGTGGTGGAACCCCGCCGTGGAAAGCCAGGCCACAGACCGCACCCACCGCATCGGGCAGACAAGGCAGGTGTTTTCCTACAAACTTATCTGCCAGAACACGGTGGAAGAAAAAATACTCAAGCTGCAGGAAGCCAAACGCGGCGTGGCCGAGGCCATTATCCCCGGTCAGGACACCTGGAAGTCCCTTACTCGCGAAGATCTTGAAATGCTGTTTGACGTTTAG
- a CDS encoding peptide-binding protein: MLDVFLPIRILLLLTVFMGFFSPLAAVASVTGADAAKKENFETPVDGGRILFGSIGEASNLIPYLSADSASHEVAGLIYVAPLRYDKDLQVEPWAAESWSMEDEGRLMRFTLRKGILWEDGVELTAEDVAYTCKVVADPATGSPYAEDFSRIKELRVIDRYTFEVRYEHFFARAVSSWMQPILPRHLLDGQDIRNSPLTRKPVGAGPYRLKAWEPGSRIILEASPTYFDGKPYITEAVYRIIPDGATMFMEARAGRLDIMDLSPLQYLRQTSGPMWEREFNKFRYLASAYVFLGFNLQHPFFGDVRVRRAISQAIDRDSIIQGVLLGQGIPAFGPFKPGVWAYHPTLKPIPQNVAAARALLAEAGFTDSDGDGLLDRDGKPFSFTILTNQGNEQRILTATVIQAQLRAIGIDVHIRTVEWAAFIREFVNKGRFDAIILGWTIPQDPDIYQVWHSSQAVEGGLNFTYYKNPEVDRLLEEARSIPDQSTRARLYCRIQEILDAEQPYCFLYVPYALPVVQKRFQGVKPALAGLMYNFEKWWVPKELQRHSLSAD; this comes from the coding sequence ATGTTGGATGTATTTCTTCCAATTCGTATCCTGCTCTTACTGACTGTTTTTATGGGATTTTTTTCGCCCCTTGCCGCCGTGGCCTCCGTAACCGGGGCTGACGCAGCAAAAAAAGAAAATTTTGAAACGCCCGTGGACGGAGGCCGTATCCTTTTCGGCAGCATTGGTGAAGCCTCCAACCTTATCCCCTACCTTTCGGCTGACTCCGCTTCACACGAGGTCGCAGGGCTTATTTATGTGGCGCCCCTGCGTTATGACAAGGACCTTCAGGTAGAACCCTGGGCCGCAGAAAGCTGGAGTATGGAAGACGAAGGGCGGCTTATGCGCTTTACCCTGCGCAAGGGGATACTGTGGGAAGACGGTGTCGAGCTGACTGCCGAGGACGTGGCCTATACCTGCAAGGTAGTGGCGGATCCGGCCACGGGAAGCCCCTATGCCGAAGATTTTTCGCGCATCAAGGAACTCCGGGTTATTGACCGCTATACGTTTGAAGTCCGTTACGAGCATTTTTTTGCGCGCGCCGTTTCTTCGTGGATGCAGCCCATATTGCCCCGGCATCTGCTTGATGGGCAGGATATCCGCAACAGCCCGCTCACACGCAAGCCGGTGGGGGCGGGACCGTACAGGCTCAAGGCCTGGGAGCCGGGCAGCCGTATTATTCTTGAGGCTTCGCCCACCTATTTTGATGGCAAGCCCTACATAACCGAAGCCGTGTACCGCATCATTCCCGATGGCGCGACCATGTTTATGGAGGCGCGCGCCGGGCGGCTGGACATTATGGATCTTTCTCCCCTGCAGTATCTGCGGCAGACCTCCGGCCCCATGTGGGAGCGCGAGTTCAACAAGTTTCGCTATCTTGCCTCGGCCTACGTGTTTCTGGGCTTTAACCTGCAACATCCGTTTTTTGGGGATGTGCGGGTGCGCAGGGCCATTTCCCAGGCCATCGACCGGGACAGCATCATCCAGGGGGTGCTGCTCGGGCAGGGCATACCGGCCTTCGGGCCTTTCAAGCCCGGGGTCTGGGCCTATCATCCGACCCTGAAGCCCATACCGCAAAATGTGGCCGCCGCACGCGCCCTGCTGGCCGAGGCCGGTTTTACCGACAGCGATGGCGACGGCCTGCTGGACAGGGACGGCAAGCCCTTTTCTTTTACCATACTGACCAATCAGGGCAACGAGCAGCGTATCCTCACGGCCACGGTCATACAGGCGCAGCTCAGAGCCATCGGCATTGACGTGCATATCCGCACGGTGGAGTGGGCGGCCTTTATCCGCGAATTTGTCAACAAGGGCCGTTTTGACGCCATTATTCTTGGCTGGACCATTCCACAGGACCCGGATATCTATCAGGTATGGCACTCATCGCAGGCTGTTGAAGGCGGCCTTAACTTTACCTACTATAAAAATCCCGAAGTGGACAGGCTGCTGGAAGAAGCGCGCTCCATCCCCGATCAGAGCACGCGCGCCCGCCTGTACTGTCGCATTCAGGAAATACTGGATGCGGAACAGCCCTACTGTTTTTTGTATGTTCCCTACGCGCTGCCTGTGGTGCAGAAGCGTTTTCAGGGCGTCAAGCCGGCTCTGGCTGGCCTGATGTACAATTTTGAAAAGTGGTGGGTTCCGAAAGAATTACAACGGCACAGCCTCTCGGCGGACTAG
- a CDS encoding RelA/SpoT family protein, which translates to MIRIQEILDKVSAHNPDADLELIQKAYVYAATAHAGQTRLSGEPYLSHPLAVADTLAEMGFDESTVVAGLLHDTVEDTKATLEELDENFGEDVADIVDGVTKISMIPFENKEEAQAENIRKMILAMSHDMRVLMVKLADRLHNMRTLDFQKAHKQKGIAQETMDIYAPLANRLGLYIMKRNLEDLSFKYLRPDIFNQIDHWLDKHQVVEKQIIAKVVDLIKDLLASNGIEGQVYGRIKHKYSIYKKMQSQSLTLDEMHDIMAFRVLVKDIRDCYAALGLVHSQWRPVHGRFKDYISMPKTNGYQSLHTTVIGPEGERIEIQIRTEDMHRQAEHGVAAHWLYKEKGRVNSKDLEQFGWLREIFERQSEETDSREFMHSLKLDLFKDEVYVYTPAGDVKELPEGATPLDFAFIIHTKVGQHCTGAKINGRLMPLSTELKNGDIVEILTDPSRKPNRDWLKIVKTARARSRIQRYLRTEERAHAVSLGRDMLEKEGRKVSLNVNKAIKDGHMALVAQEMNFESVDDLVASVGYAHTTPRKVLNRLYAVLHPDAVSSAPETPTVKESKEAAGRKTEGVGISGVDGVLMRFAKCCNPVPGDPIIGYISRGLGVSVHRADCPNVANMEPERLISVHWDGAEEKPYEAGIFIIARNEHGVLALVAQVLAKNNVNITGLNMDNLVDGRAKLRFTVEVRDATQLYQLIESIRSLPPILEVVRDTEDAQ; encoded by the coding sequence ATGATTCGTATACAGGAAATTCTCGACAAGGTGTCGGCGCACAATCCCGACGCAGACCTGGAGCTTATCCAGAAAGCTTATGTTTACGCCGCCACTGCCCATGCGGGGCAAACCCGCCTGTCGGGCGAGCCGTATCTTTCCCATCCGCTGGCCGTGGCCGACACCCTGGCTGAAATGGGTTTTGACGAATCAACGGTGGTCGCCGGGCTTTTGCACGACACCGTAGAAGATACCAAGGCCACGCTTGAAGAGCTGGACGAGAATTTCGGCGAGGATGTGGCCGATATTGTTGACGGTGTGACCAAGATCAGCATGATCCCCTTTGAAAACAAAGAGGAAGCCCAGGCAGAGAACATCCGCAAGATGATCTTGGCCATGAGCCACGACATGCGGGTGCTTATGGTCAAACTTGCCGACCGCCTGCACAACATGCGCACCCTGGATTTTCAGAAAGCCCACAAGCAGAAAGGCATTGCCCAGGAAACAATGGATATATATGCGCCTCTGGCAAACCGCCTGGGCCTGTATATCATGAAGCGCAACCTGGAAGACCTGAGCTTCAAGTATCTGCGCCCCGACATTTTCAATCAGATAGACCACTGGCTGGACAAGCATCAGGTAGTGGAAAAACAGATTATCGCCAAGGTGGTGGACCTGATAAAAGACCTTCTTGCCTCCAATGGCATCGAAGGGCAGGTTTACGGCCGCATCAAGCACAAATACAGTATCTATAAAAAGATGCAGTCCCAGTCCCTGACACTGGATGAAATGCACGACATCATGGCGTTTCGTGTTCTGGTCAAGGATATCAGAGACTGTTACGCAGCGCTTGGCCTTGTGCACTCGCAATGGAGGCCCGTACACGGGCGCTTTAAAGACTATATCTCCATGCCCAAGACCAATGGCTACCAGAGCCTGCACACCACGGTCATCGGGCCTGAAGGCGAACGCATAGAAATCCAGATACGCACCGAAGACATGCACCGGCAGGCTGAGCACGGCGTGGCCGCCCACTGGCTTTACAAGGAAAAAGGCCGGGTTAACAGCAAAGACCTGGAGCAGTTTGGCTGGCTGCGCGAGATTTTTGAGCGCCAGAGCGAAGAAACGGACTCGCGCGAATTTATGCATTCGCTCAAGCTGGACCTCTTCAAGGACGAAGTCTACGTCTACACCCCGGCGGGCGATGTCAAGGAACTGCCCGAAGGGGCCACCCCTCTGGATTTTGCGTTTATCATCCATACCAAGGTGGGGCAGCACTGCACCGGAGCCAAGATCAACGGTCGGCTCATGCCTTTGAGTACAGAGCTTAAAAACGGTGATATTGTTGAAATTCTTACTGATCCAAGCAGAAAGCCCAACAGGGACTGGCTCAAAATCGTCAAGACAGCCAGGGCGCGCAGCCGTATTCAGCGCTACCTGCGCACCGAGGAGCGCGCCCACGCGGTGAGCCTTGGACGCGATATGCTGGAAAAAGAAGGGCGAAAGGTCAGCCTCAACGTCAACAAGGCCATCAAGGACGGGCATATGGCCCTGGTGGCCCAGGAAATGAATTTTGAGAGCGTGGACGACCTTGTGGCATCAGTGGGCTATGCCCACACAACGCCGCGCAAGGTGCTCAACCGGCTGTACGCCGTGCTGCATCCGGATGCGGTTTCCTCCGCGCCTGAAACGCCCACAGTCAAAGAAAGCAAAGAGGCCGCCGGCCGTAAAACGGAAGGTGTGGGCATTTCCGGGGTGGACGGTGTGCTCATGCGTTTTGCCAAGTGCTGCAACCCGGTACCCGGAGATCCTATTATCGGGTACATCAGCCGTGGCCTTGGTGTCAGCGTGCATCGTGCAGACTGCCCCAATGTGGCGAATATGGAGCCGGAGCGGCTTATATCCGTGCATTGGGACGGTGCGGAAGAAAAACCTTACGAAGCCGGTATTTTTATCATTGCCAGAAACGAGCACGGTGTGCTGGCCCTGGTGGCCCAGGTGCTTGCCAAAAACAACGTGAACATCACCGGGCTGAATATGGACAACCTTGTGGACGGCCGTGCCAAGCTGCGCTTTACCGTGGAAGTGCGCGACGCCACGCAGCTCTATCAGCTCATCGAGTCCATCCGTTCTCTGCCGCCCATTCTTGAGGTGGTGCGCGATACAGAAGACGCCCAGTAG
- a CDS encoding NAD(P)-dependent malic enzyme, translated as MSRIKNLRDEALAMHKEYQGKIEVRVKAPVRDTDDLTLAYSPGVAEPCMEIYRQPETLDVYTNHSNFVCVVSNGTAVLGLGNIGPAAAMPVMEGKSLLFKTFGDVDAFPICVDTKDTTKIVELVELMAPTFGGVNLEDIKAPECFVIEDSLKKNGIFKGPIFHDDQHGTAVVTLSGLINALKLVNKKLDDITVVTSGAGAAGIAIIKLLMALGLKNVIMCDSRGAIWDGRSEGMNAYKEEIARRTNPQKIKGGLAEAIKGADVFIGVSAPDTLNEDMIRSMAKDPIIFAQANPIPEIWPIQRALDAGAKVVATGRSDCPNQINNVLAFPGIFRGALDVAATDINDAMKIAAAYAIAELVKPEELSPGYIIPSTLNSEVAPRVAAATAKAAMESGIARKPMDPEIVAANLKKRLADRQIACTKK; from the coding sequence ATGTCTCGTATCAAGAATCTGCGGGATGAAGCCCTGGCCATGCATAAGGAGTATCAGGGCAAAATCGAGGTGCGCGTGAAAGCGCCCGTGCGCGATACCGACGACCTCACCCTGGCCTACTCGCCCGGCGTGGCCGAGCCTTGCATGGAAATTTACCGCCAGCCCGAAACACTTGATGTCTATACCAACCACTCCAACTTTGTCTGTGTGGTATCCAACGGCACAGCCGTTCTGGGGCTGGGCAACATCGGCCCCGCAGCCGCAATGCCGGTTATGGAAGGCAAATCCCTGCTGTTCAAGACTTTCGGCGATGTGGATGCCTTTCCCATCTGCGTCGATACCAAAGACACGACCAAAATCGTTGAACTGGTGGAACTTATGGCCCCCACCTTCGGCGGCGTCAACCTTGAGGACATCAAGGCTCCGGAATGCTTCGTCATTGAAGACAGCCTGAAGAAAAACGGCATTTTCAAGGGCCCCATCTTTCATGACGACCAGCACGGAACCGCCGTGGTTACCCTATCCGGGCTTATCAACGCGCTCAAGCTGGTAAACAAAAAACTTGATGACATCACTGTGGTTACCAGCGGCGCAGGGGCTGCCGGTATTGCCATCATCAAGCTGCTCATGGCTCTTGGCCTGAAAAATGTTATCATGTGCGACTCGCGCGGGGCCATATGGGATGGCCGCAGCGAAGGAATGAATGCCTATAAGGAAGAAATCGCCCGCCGCACCAATCCGCAGAAAATCAAGGGCGGTCTGGCCGAAGCCATCAAGGGGGCAGATGTCTTTATCGGTGTTTCCGCTCCGGATACACTTAATGAAGATATGATCCGCAGCATGGCCAAAGATCCCATAATTTTTGCTCAGGCCAATCCCATCCCCGAAATATGGCCCATCCAGCGCGCCCTGGACGCCGGAGCCAAAGTTGTGGCCACGGGGCGCTCCGACTGCCCCAACCAGATCAACAACGTTCTGGCCTTCCCCGGTATTTTCCGTGGCGCTCTTGATGTTGCGGCCACAGATATCAACGATGCCATGAAAATTGCGGCGGCCTACGCCATCGCCGAGCTGGTCAAACCCGAAGAACTCAGCCCGGGCTACATTATTCCTTCCACGCTTAACAGCGAGGTGGCTCCCCGGGTGGCGGCGGCCACGGCCAAAGCTGCCATGGAAAGCGGCATTGCCCGCAAACCGATGGATCCGGAAATCGTGGCGGCAAACCTGAAAAAAAGGCTGGCCGACCGCCAGATTGCGTGCACGAAAAAATAA
- a CDS encoding CBS and ACT domain-containing protein: MLILDWMKPHVITVVPDTSLLQCRKLLKDNRINYLPVVDRDNIVVGLIASADLKAFAPQHTTGFEILEALDILAETKVKDVMVVAPVTIHYNNTVEQAAKTMFDRHVACLPVIDDEDKLVGIITGWDIFHALLNMSGAEQGGEEAGFVLPNQPGTIREILDTLKTHGMSVISVLSAAADNGMRQVKIRFRAQDAAALDDTFEILKQHSGLRYWARDGKVHMKD; encoded by the coding sequence ATGCTTATATTAGACTGGATGAAGCCCCATGTAATCACTGTCGTGCCTGACACCTCCCTGCTGCAATGCAGAAAACTCCTTAAGGACAACCGGATCAACTACCTGCCCGTGGTGGACCGGGATAACATAGTAGTTGGGCTTATAGCCTCTGCTGACCTCAAGGCTTTTGCCCCACAACACACTACCGGCTTTGAGATTCTTGAAGCCCTGGACATTCTGGCCGAAACAAAGGTCAAGGATGTCATGGTGGTCGCCCCTGTTACCATCCATTACAACAATACCGTGGAACAGGCGGCAAAAACCATGTTTGACAGGCACGTAGCCTGCCTGCCTGTCATTGACGATGAGGACAAGCTGGTCGGCATCATCACGGGCTGGGATATTTTCCACGCTCTGCTCAACATGAGCGGAGCGGAACAGGGCGGCGAAGAAGCGGGCTTTGTTCTGCCCAACCAGCCCGGCACCATCCGCGAAATTCTGGATACCCTCAAAACGCACGGCATGAGCGTCATTTCCGTGCTCTCGGCCGCCGCTGACAACGGCATGCGCCAGGTGAAAATCCGCTTTCGTGCCCAGGATGCCGCCGCCCTGGATGACACCTTTGAAATACTCAAACAACATAGCGGCTTGCGCTATTGGGCAAGAGACGGCAAAGTTCATATGAAAGACTGA
- a CDS encoding fumarate reductase iron-sulfur subunit, whose amino-acid sequence MGRNLTFEIFRYNPLDPRSFPHMQTFQLEEHPSMTLFIALNLIREKFDASLQFDFCCRAGICGSCGMVINGRPGLACHTQTSDLPDHITLHPLPVFKLLGDLSVDTGTWFRQVGKKIESWIHTNKEFDPDAQEERMSNSQATEIFELDRCIECGCCVAACGTARMREDFIGATAINRMARFYIDPRDNRTPADYYELIGDDNGVFGCMGLLACDSVCPKQLPLQDQLGIMRRMVSMESVRGILPEALRKKMQGCGCGCAKG is encoded by the coding sequence ATGGGACGTAATCTTACATTTGAAATCTTCCGTTACAATCCGCTGGACCCTCGCTCATTCCCGCATATGCAGACATTCCAGCTTGAAGAGCACCCCAGCATGACGCTCTTTATCGCGCTGAACCTCATACGCGAAAAGTTTGATGCTTCCCTGCAGTTTGACTTCTGCTGCCGGGCGGGCATCTGCGGTTCCTGCGGCATGGTCATCAACGGGCGCCCGGGGCTGGCCTGCCACACGCAAACCAGCGATCTGCCGGACCATATCACCCTGCACCCCCTGCCGGTTTTCAAGCTGCTCGGCGACCTCTCGGTAGACACGGGCACGTGGTTTCGTCAGGTGGGCAAAAAAATCGAATCGTGGATACACACCAATAAAGAGTTTGATCCGGATGCCCAGGAAGAGCGCATGAGCAACAGCCAGGCTACGGAAATATTTGAACTGGACAGATGTATTGAGTGCGGTTGCTGCGTAGCCGCCTGCGGTACAGCCCGCATGCGGGAAGACTTTATAGGGGCCACAGCCATCAACCGCATGGCGCGCTTCTATATCGACCCGCGTGACAACCGTACTCCTGCGGATTATTATGAACTTATAGGCGATGATAACGGCGTGTTCGGCTGCATGGGCCTGCTGGCCTGCGACAGCGTCTGCCCCAAGCAACTGCCCCTGCAAGACCAGCTCGGCATCATGCGGCGTATGGTCAGCATGGAGTCGGTGAGGGGCATCCTGCCCGAAGCTCTGCGCAAAAAAATGCAGGGCTGCGGTTGCGGTTGCGCCAAAGGCTGA